In Nostoc sp. UHCC 0926, a single genomic region encodes these proteins:
- a CDS encoding GAF domain-containing protein, giving the protein MTQIYRDTLKDLVGEEGVSDNELEVLDLALNGKSPAEIKTILGRQSENAVQKTLSRIYTKFRITGAGPGKLSKLQKILSDRLQAKQGRRKVLIAWAGSNSKYQAERIRDVIFKHPQIEAFILDIDGSSRSAWLQETEQILSSVDFGILCLPKECFEQAWVHFLVGLFSGRLHNFRLLRFSKKVNFEIPIHLPSIDGTEKNNLAYLLHEITGGDIEEAKDWIDYKLSTSNWLNELLEEELSYLPPNEVSKKRIILNTVEPILKGNNYLQTNKIFQQLVTNDIADLDERIEDFISNGSVYSMPLELYPRRLTALQQKLKARVKAVAIVDGVESFWASDKGDEVAKTAHPESERLFVFSSEQEFERSFNFLLRHASYYRVFVTTKNIYLPYAEEFSLRDISTICNVESFNSNLSTLPTKEYAIIETGDGRNQLIAWYDNDNFSQNRSVRLANFSPQVGEIDQYKEVLSNFLARASRNQGVFQVTVENSIKKVNSEKGLDKIVFQKLDLIRENLFRKSPDEVLKFPTELLKDLQKVRNKLNRFKDKGEVIQEALKVVRERLNSQTTSIFLFSKDGHLHRQKIVGIDANGNEIDDNWFEGENYVPGESFTGQAALPQEDGFGKPQSANDLSKIPLDTKSKEKYSDKLGGIYSAIAVPLDGQHKTYGVLEVINKIDPIKKKIIPNSGFSQEEIHWLYTIGSSVASAISNLRKKRQVKLLADLSDALVGSRSNLSDIKDAYKTVVNRLVSDDTAFEVCILRVKKENRLLEVVDKAGVERVKWDKRLNDPRGYEDGFVGDALREKRAISLTGIDNHNIEKFKNQDWVVLNQFKSFGCFPLIYKEEVVGALSLYTGYEYDFHPGCKEFLERVASLTAAFIGRVKESEVVNSVVRDLDNCPDPSDLLQLKEEELREQLDVFQKQRDTIRETLDATFGNRHQSNHSGSSTEASIEIVTKYCS; this is encoded by the coding sequence ATGACTCAAATTTATCGGGATACTCTTAAAGACTTAGTTGGCGAAGAAGGCGTGTCTGATAACGAACTAGAAGTTCTGGATTTAGCCTTAAATGGTAAGTCGCCAGCAGAAATCAAGACAATCTTAGGACGACAGTCTGAAAATGCGGTGCAGAAAACGCTGTCGCGAATCTATACCAAGTTCCGAATCACTGGTGCAGGGCCTGGAAAACTATCTAAATTGCAGAAGATCCTCTCTGACCGCCTTCAAGCCAAGCAAGGTAGACGCAAAGTCCTTATTGCTTGGGCTGGTAGTAATAGTAAGTACCAAGCTGAAAGAATTAGAGATGTCATTTTTAAGCATCCACAGATTGAAGCCTTTATCTTAGACATTGATGGAAGTTCAAGATCCGCTTGGCTTCAAGAAACTGAACAGATCCTTTCAAGCGTAGACTTTGGTATCCTCTGCTTGCCTAAGGAATGCTTTGAACAAGCATGGGTTCATTTCCTTGTAGGCTTATTCTCTGGAAGACTCCATAATTTCAGGCTATTACGGTTCAGTAAAAAAGTGAATTTTGAAATTCCAATTCACTTACCCTCAATTGATGGAACAGAGAAGAACAATTTGGCGTATTTGCTTCATGAAATAACGGGTGGTGACATAGAAGAAGCAAAGGATTGGATCGACTATAAACTCTCTACTTCTAACTGGTTGAACGAATTACTTGAAGAAGAACTGAGTTATTTACCTCCAAATGAAGTTTCAAAAAAAAGAATTATTTTAAATACTGTAGAACCAATTCTAAAGGGTAATAATTATTTACAGACTAACAAAATATTCCAACAGCTTGTCACTAATGATATTGCTGATCTTGATGAGCGGATTGAAGATTTTATTTCTAACGGCTCAGTTTACTCAATGCCGTTAGAGTTATATCCACGCCGTCTTACTGCCTTACAACAGAAGCTCAAAGCCCGCGTCAAGGCAGTAGCGATCGTTGATGGTGTGGAATCTTTTTGGGCAAGTGACAAAGGAGATGAAGTTGCAAAAACTGCACATCCAGAAAGTGAGAGATTATTTGTTTTCTCAAGTGAACAAGAATTTGAAAGAAGCTTTAACTTTCTACTACGACATGCTTCATATTACAGGGTTTTTGTCACAACAAAAAATATTTATCTTCCCTATGCAGAAGAATTTTCTTTGAGAGATATTTCAACTATATGCAATGTTGAATCTTTTAATTCCAACTTGTCAACTCTACCGACTAAAGAATATGCAATTATTGAAACTGGTGATGGAAGAAATCAGTTAATTGCGTGGTATGACAATGATAATTTTAGTCAAAATCGGAGTGTAAGGTTAGCTAATTTCTCTCCTCAAGTAGGTGAGATTGATCAGTACAAAGAAGTCCTCTCAAATTTCCTGGCGCGAGCCAGCAGGAATCAGGGTGTCTTTCAAGTGACAGTGGAAAATTCAATTAAAAAAGTAAATTCTGAGAAAGGTTTGGATAAAATAGTATTTCAAAAGCTTGATCTAATTAGAGAGAATTTATTCAGAAAATCGCCAGATGAAGTTCTCAAGTTTCCCACTGAGCTACTTAAAGATTTACAAAAAGTCAGAAATAAATTAAATCGTTTTAAAGATAAGGGTGAGGTCATTCAGGAAGCTCTGAAAGTTGTACGTGAGAGACTTAACTCTCAAACAACTTCTATTTTTCTCTTCTCAAAAGATGGACACTTACATCGTCAAAAAATAGTAGGTATAGATGCCAATGGTAATGAAATAGATGATAACTGGTTTGAAGGCGAAAACTATGTACCTGGTGAAAGTTTCACTGGTCAAGCTGCTCTTCCTCAGGAAGATGGATTTGGGAAGCCTCAGTCAGCCAATGATCTGAGTAAAATACCTTTAGATACCAAAAGTAAAGAGAAATATTCAGATAAACTCGGAGGAATTTATTCTGCTATTGCTGTTCCTCTAGACGGTCAACACAAAACTTATGGAGTACTCGAAGTAATTAATAAAATTGATCCAATCAAAAAGAAAATTATTCCAAATTCTGGTTTCTCTCAAGAAGAGATCCATTGGTTATATACAATAGGCTCGTCAGTCGCATCTGCAATATCAAATTTACGCAAAAAACGTCAGGTAAAACTACTTGCGGATTTATCAGATGCTTTAGTTGGTTCTCGTAGTAATCTTTCTGATATCAAAGACGCATACAAAACTGTTGTTAACCGTTTAGTTTCAGATGATACAGCCTTTGAAGTATGCATACTACGAGTAAAAAAGGAGAATCGTTTACTTGAAGTTGTAGATAAAGCAGGCGTTGAGAGAGTTAAATGGGATAAAAGATTAAATGATCCTAGAGGTTATGAAGATGGATTCGTAGGAGATGCTCTTAGGGAAAAACGTGCTATCTCACTTACCGGAATAGATAATCATAACATAGAAAAATTCAAAAATCAAGATTGGGTAGTGCTTAACCAATTTAAATCTTTTGGGTGTTTTCCACTCATTTATAAAGAAGAAGTTGTAGGAGCGCTCTCTTTATATACTGGGTATGAATATGATTTTCATCCTGGCTGCAAAGAATTCTTGGAGAGAGTAGCATCCTTAACTGCTGCTTTTATAGGAAGAGTCAAAGAATCAGAGGTAGTGAATAGTGTGGTTCGGGATCTCGACAATTGCCCTGATCCCTCTGATTTATTGCAGCTGAAGGAAGAAGAACTGCGTGAGCAACTTGATGTTTTTCAAAAACAGCGAGATACTATTCGGGAAACACTTGATGCTACCTTTGGAAATCGACATCAATCCAATCATTCAGGGTCTTCTACCGAAGCTTCTATAGAGATAGTCACAAAGTATTGCTCCTAA
- a CDS encoding DUF2808 domain-containing protein → MKYVTNFFSTLFVVSTGLYLLPHSVANAVTLGNGTIAFAQPPRLVSASTPYSNTSVPNTTYYFTLEVPVAAGEPLQQVTFNQIEGTEDIEFNQKDTFAFEGTRNSQGSKLALKAVKGDNKQQTFIVTFDTPIPPGKTVTIGLQTYRNPFYDGVYLFGVKAFPSGEQTAGQFLGIGRLQFYAPTTTEN, encoded by the coding sequence ATGAAATACGTTACTAATTTTTTTAGTACTCTATTTGTTGTTAGTACTGGACTATATTTACTACCTCATTCGGTAGCCAATGCAGTTACCTTAGGCAATGGCACGATCGCCTTTGCCCAACCACCACGTTTAGTTAGTGCCAGCACTCCATACAGCAATACAAGTGTTCCGAATACGACATACTATTTCACTCTGGAAGTGCCAGTGGCGGCTGGGGAACCGTTGCAGCAGGTTACTTTTAATCAGATTGAGGGGACTGAAGATATTGAATTCAATCAGAAAGATACTTTTGCTTTTGAAGGCACACGTAATAGCCAAGGTTCAAAGTTGGCACTCAAAGCTGTGAAAGGTGACAACAAACAACAGACTTTCATAGTAACCTTTGACACCCCTATACCACCAGGTAAGACAGTTACTATTGGTCTGCAAACTTACCGCAATCCTTTTTATGATGGCGTCTATTTATTTGGTGTGAAGGCTTTTCCCTCTGGTGAGCAAACCGCTGGTCAATTTCTCGGCATCGGTCGCTTGCAATTTTACGCACCCACGACTACAGAGAATTAA
- a CDS encoding ADP-ribosylglycohydrolase family protein, translated as MRYSPISRFRGTLLGAFLGESLATGGKIKSQSYLDLGRMAVLGTESLIALGRLDLDDWIGRQQQESLHLAATDDISIKIILATLPVTLFFHENPIKLRQNLLHVLKIWEDEPVVRDGTLAVGYAISLALTEKLNPLTLIPQIISFLGETPTSIPKKFLRVQNLLEQGAGLSRAQAEFARQEELSNTIAMAFYCFLSTLEDFRLAVLRATHNGNFKVEDATPLGSQATSAITGALSGAYNGIGGIPVNWQVLLLQRNSSVWGLTSFSQMLKLIDTFVAVWSGVYNFALHPSELTEEGSEALLAVYAAPRVIRSR; from the coding sequence ATGCGTTATTCTCCTATAAGTCGGTTTAGAGGTACTTTACTCGGAGCATTCCTAGGGGAAAGTTTAGCCACTGGTGGTAAAATAAAGTCTCAGAGTTACCTGGATTTGGGCAGAATGGCGGTTTTGGGTACTGAAAGTTTGATTGCGTTGGGTAGATTAGATTTAGATGATTGGATCGGGCGTCAGCAACAAGAATCTCTTCATTTAGCAGCAACTGATGACATCTCGATAAAAATAATTCTTGCGACACTACCAGTAACACTTTTTTTTCACGAAAATCCAATTAAGCTCCGACAAAACTTGCTGCATGTACTCAAAATCTGGGAGGATGAGCCAGTAGTAAGGGATGGAACACTTGCAGTAGGATATGCGATATCTCTTGCCTTAACTGAAAAACTCAACCCCCTAACCCTCATCCCGCAAATAATTTCTTTTCTCGGAGAAACACCGACATCAATACCAAAAAAATTCTTAAGAGTTCAAAATTTATTAGAACAAGGGGCTGGATTGTCAAGGGCACAAGCTGAGTTTGCTAGGCAAGAAGAGCTAAGTAACACTATTGCTATGGCATTTTACTGCTTTTTGAGTACCTTGGAAGACTTTCGCCTTGCAGTTTTGCGGGCTACTCACAATGGCAATTTCAAAGTGGAAGATGCTACGCCTCTAGGCTCACAGGCTACAAGTGCAATTACTGGTGCTTTATCAGGAGCATATAACGGTATAGGTGGAATTCCCGTAAATTGGCAAGTCTTGCTTTTGCAGAGGAATTCTTCGGTATGGGGACTAACTAGCTTTTCCCAAATGTTAAAATTAATCGATACATTTGTGGCGGTGTGGTCAGGAGTGTATAATTTTGCCCTGCATCCAAGCGAGTTAACAGAGGAGGGATCTGAGGCTTTGCTTGCAGTTTACGCAGCTCCTCGCGTTATTCGGTCGCGTTAA
- a CDS encoding HD family phosphohydrolase: MKIQQFLQFLTQQLTHWRRQYKGLRRKGKLMRSPKSKSHRRELLKTILKNVILFLSKTNDKSVGVARRRHRQKQETALKSKAESVKTKSSIYTVGLNWVHEQRFLVILAIAVLSLTGVIGHKLYNQTQLQVGNPAPQTITAPYTASIEDQKKTEAERKAVSKSSLQMLMVDARMNQQINENLQQLLDDGDEIRTIAGAFPFFDPVVLSISTQRYLRSCPNSEWQALLVAVENSKNQQKKRTGRTAASRSSSIAAPNQERQPRTIPKSDSQNPEKTEPVDFSQNTDFTQAVAELESYRVTTSEKNLSLLIAQISQARQRYTQATAKLLKLETVTPEVVYEESLLLDLSDVEWEKTQMGIHQSAERILTQGIPQGLPKNILEDAVSLQLQTFVPESAETLAKKLLLAVLKPNLQEDEEQTRQNAQKAAAGVPPVMVKIRHGEVIVKKGEQITAWNFEVLEHYHLIRWELKWQELVKLAGVIAIAISIFVWVERHIHYELRQRDRLLVLLLTLSVPGVITIGLSYTTWSALGLLLGSFYGPTLGLTVVGLLLPILGISLDMSKAALLAGVGGGILGSYIAQRLRSREELALLGVAIALTQGGIYLVVKILIGQAFGSTWYIVLREAGLFALSGLGWSVVALGLSPYLEKLFDLVTPIRLAELANPNRPLLKRLATETPGTFQHTLFVATLAEAAAKELGCNVELVRAGTLYHDIGKMHDPLGFIENQMGGPNKHDTEIKDPWKSAEIIKKHVTEGLMMARKHLLPTAIQAFIPEHQGTMLIAYFHHQAQQMAQEDPSLTVDDADFRYDGPIPQSRETGIVMLADSCEAALRSLQASAKPLSEKRSLKDVSTEQALAMLNNILRAKWQDNQLVDSGLKREEMSQIAQIFVDVWQQFHHKRIAYPKLKASSVARNS, from the coding sequence ATGAAAATACAGCAATTTTTGCAGTTCTTAACCCAGCAATTGACTCACTGGCGGCGACAGTACAAAGGACTACGCCGTAAAGGAAAGTTAATGAGAAGTCCCAAAAGCAAAAGCCATAGAAGGGAACTTCTAAAGACTATTCTTAAGAATGTAATCTTATTTTTATCAAAAACCAATGACAAAAGCGTAGGTGTAGCCCGCCGTAGGCATCGCCAAAAACAAGAAACAGCGCTCAAGTCAAAGGCAGAATCGGTCAAAACTAAGAGTAGCATTTATACAGTCGGTTTAAATTGGGTGCATGAACAGCGTTTCTTGGTGATTTTAGCGATCGCTGTACTGTCCCTCACAGGCGTTATTGGCCATAAATTATACAACCAGACTCAACTCCAAGTAGGAAATCCCGCGCCCCAAACGATTACAGCGCCTTACACAGCTAGCATCGAAGATCAGAAAAAAACAGAAGCCGAGCGCAAAGCCGTTAGTAAAAGTTCCTTACAAATGTTGATGGTTGATGCACGAATGAATCAACAAATCAACGAAAATTTGCAACAACTTCTAGATGATGGCGATGAAATTCGCACCATTGCTGGAGCTTTTCCTTTTTTTGATCCTGTAGTTTTGTCCATCTCCACCCAGCGTTATCTCCGCTCTTGTCCTAACTCGGAATGGCAAGCACTACTAGTAGCTGTAGAAAATAGTAAAAATCAGCAGAAGAAAAGAACAGGACGAACCGCCGCCTCCCGTTCATCATCTATAGCTGCACCTAATCAGGAACGTCAGCCGCGCACAATACCCAAATCTGATTCTCAGAATCCAGAAAAGACAGAGCCAGTTGATTTTTCTCAAAACACTGACTTTACTCAAGCAGTAGCAGAACTAGAATCTTACCGTGTCACAACTTCTGAGAAAAACTTGTCTTTACTGATTGCCCAAATTTCCCAAGCACGCCAAAGATACACCCAAGCCACTGCCAAACTTTTAAAATTAGAGACTGTTACCCCAGAAGTAGTATACGAGGAATCCCTGCTTTTGGATTTGTCAGATGTGGAGTGGGAAAAAACACAAATGGGAATCCATCAAAGTGCAGAGCGGATTCTCACCCAAGGCATCCCACAAGGACTGCCAAAAAATATCTTAGAGGATGCGGTGAGTTTACAATTGCAGACCTTTGTACCAGAATCCGCCGAAACTTTGGCAAAGAAGCTGTTGTTAGCTGTACTCAAGCCGAATTTGCAAGAAGATGAAGAACAAACGAGACAAAACGCTCAAAAGGCTGCTGCTGGGGTGCCACCCGTGATGGTGAAGATCCGGCATGGTGAGGTGATTGTCAAAAAAGGAGAGCAGATTACTGCATGGAACTTTGAGGTATTGGAGCATTATCACCTGATTCGCTGGGAGCTAAAGTGGCAAGAATTGGTGAAGTTAGCAGGCGTGATTGCGATCGCCATTAGTATTTTTGTCTGGGTAGAACGGCATATTCATTACGAATTGCGACAACGCGATCGCCTATTGGTGTTATTGCTGACTCTGAGTGTGCCAGGTGTGATCACGATCGGATTGTCTTATACAACCTGGAGTGCCCTTGGTTTATTGTTGGGAAGCTTCTACGGCCCCACTTTGGGCTTGACAGTTGTCGGACTGCTGTTGCCCATATTAGGAATTAGCTTGGATATGAGCAAGGCTGCGCTTTTAGCTGGTGTTGGGGGAGGAATATTAGGTAGTTACATAGCACAACGATTGCGATCGCGTGAAGAATTGGCATTATTAGGTGTTGCGATCGCTTTAACTCAGGGCGGCATTTATCTGGTTGTTAAAATCTTAATTGGTCAAGCATTTGGTTCAACCTGGTATATCGTCCTCCGAGAAGCCGGATTGTTTGCTTTATCCGGTTTAGGCTGGAGTGTTGTAGCCTTAGGGTTGAGTCCTTATCTAGAAAAACTCTTTGATTTAGTCACTCCCATCCGTTTAGCAGAGTTGGCGAACCCTAATCGCCCCTTATTAAAACGACTCGCTACTGAAACTCCCGGAACTTTTCAACATACGCTATTTGTGGCTACCCTTGCCGAAGCTGCTGCCAAAGAACTAGGATGCAACGTTGAACTAGTCAGGGCTGGTACATTATACCACGATATTGGCAAAATGCACGACCCCCTTGGCTTTATTGAAAATCAAATGGGGGGGCCGAATAAACACGATACAGAGATTAAAGACCCTTGGAAGAGTGCAGAAATTATCAAAAAGCACGTAACTGAAGGGTTGATGATGGCGCGTAAACACCTTTTGCCTACAGCGATTCAAGCTTTTATTCCAGAGCATCAGGGAACGATGCTGATTGCCTATTTCCATCACCAAGCCCAGCAAATGGCTCAGGAAGATCCAAGTTTAACAGTAGACGACGCAGATTTTCGCTACGATGGCCCAATTCCGCAATCACGGGAAACCGGAATTGTCATGTTAGCAGATTCTTGCGAAGCAGCGCTGCGATCGCTGCAAGCATCGGCTAAACCTCTGTCAGAGAAGCGATCGCTTAAAGATGTCTCCACCGAACAAGCTTTAGCAATGCTCAATAATATTCTGCGTGCCAAATGGCAAGACAATCAACTCGTAGATTCAGGACTAAAACGGGAAGAAATGTCACAGATTGCTCAGATATTTGTGGATGTTTGGCAGCAATTTCACCACAAACGGATTGCTTATCCTAAGTTGAAGGCTAGTAGCGTTGCGCGAAATTCGTAA
- a CDS encoding alpha/beta hydrolase: MGRSWGNIKTVAGFFSAIVLTQLGANTSAIAADTVVVRLGLFTESISLAELQKAAKTGELSGSLQPYVKRLSEQQRRFLLGALGINVPMSVVTVNKLVNTQIGTTILNDFATALARKDKAGVQALRAGLVLGSTAPQGLSILSFIAAYPSKRLEINLPQALIVTRSLNTAFWRTQQFMLTLTRSGLSSDIAPQLDPKTPQIAFPFDPSQPGIAQVKILNLSLNDQKRDRQIPVDIYWSTAATANKPVIVFSHGFGSVRTDLRYLAEHLASHGYVVAALEHPGSNEANINSAFQGKTRVMKPQEFLNRPQDISFVLDELEKLNQTANNPLQGKLATNKVMVIGYSFGGGTALALAGAEFQLEHLKQRCKKNLTILSLGEAMQCIAQELPENSYQLRDTRIKQAIALNPTTSLIFGETGLTKVQVPTLVLAGSADKTTPALTEQIVGFNKIPSPKWLVGIVGGTHLSVKDPSKTLDQIGQPNTPISGSEVVGEQAADVRKYVKALALAFAAQMTPEAKNYAIFLTSDYAQFASTAAFPFRLITQIPPDAMAVVKEFVDK; encoded by the coding sequence ATGGGAAGAAGTTGGGGAAATATTAAGACAGTTGCGGGTTTCTTTAGCGCAATTGTACTGACACAGTTGGGGGCAAATACTTCGGCCATTGCGGCTGACACAGTTGTTGTGCGTTTGGGTTTATTTACAGAATCCATCTCCCTTGCTGAGTTGCAAAAGGCTGCAAAAACTGGGGAATTGTCTGGGAGTTTGCAGCCTTACGTTAAAAGATTATCTGAACAACAACGCCGCTTCCTCTTGGGGGCGCTCGGCATAAATGTACCGATGAGTGTTGTCACTGTTAATAAGTTAGTTAATACTCAGATTGGCACAACTATTCTCAATGACTTTGCTACGGCCTTAGCCCGAAAAGATAAAGCTGGGGTACAAGCACTCAGAGCAGGATTGGTATTAGGCTCTACTGCACCGCAGGGTCTTTCTATACTGAGTTTTATTGCTGCTTATCCCAGTAAACGCCTAGAAATTAATTTGCCACAGGCTTTAATAGTTACAAGGAGTTTGAACACAGCTTTTTGGCGTACCCAGCAATTTATGCTAACGTTGACGCGTAGCGGCTTGTCGTCAGACATCGCTCCCCAACTCGACCCGAAAACACCGCAGATTGCTTTCCCTTTTGATCCCAGCCAACCAGGAATAGCTCAAGTAAAAATACTCAACTTAAGCCTGAATGACCAAAAGCGCGATCGCCAAATTCCAGTTGATATTTACTGGTCAACTGCTGCGACTGCCAATAAACCTGTAATTGTCTTTTCTCACGGCTTTGGGTCAGTCCGCACGGACTTGCGTTACCTAGCAGAACATTTAGCATCCCACGGTTATGTGGTAGCAGCTTTAGAACATCCCGGTAGTAATGAGGCAAATATAAACTCCGCATTTCAAGGCAAAACCAGAGTTATGAAGCCTCAGGAGTTTTTGAATCGCCCTCAAGATATTAGTTTTGTTCTCGACGAATTAGAAAAGCTCAATCAAACAGCTAATAATCCGCTTCAAGGGAAACTTGCAACCAATAAAGTGATGGTTATTGGCTATTCTTTTGGTGGTGGTACAGCTTTAGCACTTGCTGGAGCCGAGTTCCAACTCGAACATCTCAAACAACGGTGCAAAAAGAACTTGACTATCTTGAGTCTGGGAGAAGCTATGCAGTGCATCGCTCAAGAACTACCAGAAAATAGCTATCAACTACGGGATACCAGAATAAAACAGGCGATCGCTCTCAATCCTACAACTTCTCTGATTTTTGGAGAAACTGGGTTAACTAAAGTGCAAGTTCCTACCCTAGTGTTAGCAGGTTCCGCAGATAAAACCACCCCAGCTTTAACTGAACAGATTGTGGGATTTAACAAAATCCCATCTCCTAAATGGCTAGTTGGTATAGTTGGAGGTACTCATCTGAGTGTAAAAGACCCCAGTAAGACTTTGGATCAGATAGGACAACCGAATACACCAATTAGTGGCAGTGAAGTTGTGGGTGAACAAGCAGCAGATGTTCGCAAGTACGTTAAAGCTCTAGCTTTGGCGTTTGCTGCACAGATGACTCCAGAAGCTAAAAACTACGCTATCTTTCTGACATCAGATTATGCCCAGTTTGCTTCAACTGCCGCATTTCCATTTCGCCTAATTACGCAGATTCCTCCTGATGCTATGGCAGTGGTGAAAGAATTTGTTGACAAATAA
- a CDS encoding DUF6875 domain-containing protein, protein MNSELNNYLILLKLMQLYTPLEIKQLQQYEDLPYLLEILEWVKSFLARPHPNLGRPGVVCPFVPHSLKSNSIRLAVIHTKDLYPEQLEEVVGRYRDIFLEMEVKEQELAINRAFLLIFPDVHIEDACKLIDSVQQKLKPLFVESGLMIGEFHKRNESPGLHNPNFRPLRSPIPLLAIRFMVEPDLPFLESPADPRLRIRYLEAYLKCFCNKFTDETKFKNAHQALALAKEELKDKNLVY, encoded by the coding sequence TTGAATTCAGAATTAAACAATTATTTAATTTTACTCAAGCTTATGCAACTCTATACACCTCTTGAAATCAAACAACTCCAGCAATACGAAGACCTTCCTTACTTACTTGAAATTCTGGAGTGGGTGAAAAGTTTTTTAGCAAGACCTCATCCTAACTTAGGAAGACCAGGTGTAGTTTGCCCTTTTGTACCTCACTCTCTCAAGTCAAACAGTATTCGTCTGGCGGTTATTCATACAAAAGATTTGTATCCAGAACAATTAGAAGAAGTTGTTGGACGTTACCGAGATATCTTTCTTGAGATGGAAGTTAAAGAGCAGGAATTGGCAATAAATAGAGCTTTTTTACTTATCTTTCCCGATGTCCATATAGAAGATGCTTGTAAGCTAATAGATAGTGTCCAACAAAAACTTAAACCTTTGTTTGTTGAGTCAGGACTGATGATAGGAGAATTTCATAAACGTAATGAAAGTCCTGGTCTGCACAACCCAAACTTTCGTCCACTTCGTAGCCCTATCCCTTTGTTGGCTATCCGGTTTATGGTTGAACCTGACCTTCCCTTTCTTGAGAGTCCGGCTGATCCACGCTTACGTATTAGGTATCTAGAAGCTTATTTAAAGTGCTTTTGTAATAAATTTACAGATGAAACAAAGTTTAAAAATGCTCATCAAGCATTGGCTTTAGCGAAAGAAGAACTTAAAGACAAAAATTTGGTGTATTAG
- a CDS encoding M20/M25/M40 family metallo-hydrolase, with product MKKWIWLMLLVLMAVAVVGSRGSTFFEQRPSPAVVQSIPLETPQSQPESKEVDNTLQVSTDKLLIHIQKLNFQRYTTKERSLTRTYITTELRKLGWKPKLEKFSEGVNIFAERPGTNKAAKAILVGAHYDTVPLSPGADDNASGVAVVLEVARLLGSRPTPRTLQLAFFDKEEAGLLGSQAFVSKTPRLQNLGGAIVMDMVGYACYTAGCQKYPAGLPVTPPSDKGDFLAVVGDTEHLPLLNAFQSSQMFPSTALNKQESNLPPILTLPIPFKGLLTPDTLRSDHAPFWYQGVGAVLVTDTANLRTPHYHKPSDVPVTIERSFFTGAAQIVINATTALLEKNEVLETQPPS from the coding sequence ATGAAAAAATGGATTTGGCTGATGCTGTTGGTGCTGATGGCAGTTGCGGTGGTGGGTAGCAGAGGTAGCACGTTTTTTGAACAGCGTCCCTCACCAGCAGTTGTTCAAAGCATTCCACTGGAAACACCCCAATCACAGCCAGAATCAAAGGAAGTTGACAATACCCTACAAGTGTCTACTGACAAGCTGTTAATCCATATCCAAAAGTTGAATTTTCAGCGCTACACAACAAAAGAGCGATCGCTTACTCGCACTTATATCACAACTGAACTGAGAAAATTAGGCTGGAAGCCGAAATTGGAAAAATTCTCTGAGGGTGTGAATATTTTTGCCGAACGTCCAGGAACTAACAAAGCCGCTAAAGCAATTCTCGTAGGAGCGCATTACGACACTGTTCCCTTATCCCCTGGTGCTGATGATAACGCCAGTGGTGTAGCCGTGGTGCTGGAAGTTGCTCGGTTGCTCGGTTCCCGTCCCACGCCACGGACGTTACAGTTAGCTTTTTTTGACAAAGAGGAAGCAGGACTTTTAGGTAGTCAGGCTTTCGTTAGCAAGACACCACGCTTGCAAAACTTGGGCGGAGCGATCGTTATGGATATGGTGGGTTATGCTTGTTACACTGCTGGGTGTCAAAAATACCCTGCCGGATTGCCTGTTACTCCACCTAGCGACAAAGGCGACTTTTTGGCAGTAGTCGGTGATACAGAACATTTGCCTTTGCTGAATGCCTTTCAAAGCTCACAGATGTTCCCTTCAACCGCTCTGAATAAACAGGAATCAAATTTGCCACCAATCCTAACACTACCAATTCCTTTTAAAGGTTTACTGACACCAGACACCCTACGCAGCGACCATGCACCATTTTGGTATCAGGGTGTGGGCGCTGTACTGGTGACAGATACCGCAAATTTACGGACTCCCCACTATCATAAACCTAGCGATGTTCCAGTGACTATCGAGCGATCGTTTTTTACAGGAGCAGCACAAATTGTAATCAATGCTACTACTGCCTTGTTAGAGAAAAATGAGGTTTTGGAAACTCAACCACCAAGCTGA